The following are from one region of the Falco biarmicus isolate bFalBia1 chromosome 1, bFalBia1.pri, whole genome shotgun sequence genome:
- the SMYD5 gene encoding histone-lysine N-trimethyltransferase SMYD5 isoform X3 yields the protein MAAAAGDVCGSVAGGRAGAGAAAEARFISSAKGKGLFATKNIRKGETVFVERPVVSSQFLWNALYNYRACDHCLRALETAEENAQRLLGKSSLVLPHPEQCSIRKDLHQQCPRCQVTYCSAECRQAALEQYHQVLCLGPSRDDPTHPLNKLQEAWRNMHYPPETSSIMLMARMVATIKQAKDKEWWIKAFSQFCNKTANEEEEIVHKLLGDKFKGQLELLRLLFTEALYDEHLSRWFTPEGFRSLFALVGTNGQGIGTSSLSQWVHACDALDLPMLQREELDAFIDQLYKDIEKESGEFLNCEGSGLYVLQSCCNHSCIPNAETSFPENNFLLHLTALEDIKAGEEICISYLDCCQRERSRHSRNKILRAAESPCPPRLPPALLSPA from the exons ATggccgccgcggccggggaCGTGTGTGGCTCCGTGGCGGGCGGCCGCGCcggagctggggctgcagcggAGGCGCGGTTCATCAGCAGCGCCAAG GGGAAAGGCTTGTTCGCCACCAAGAACATCCGCAAAGGGGAGACCGTCTTCGTGGAGAGGCCGGTGGTGTCATCCCAGTTCCTCTGGAATGCCCTGTACAACTACCGAG CCTGCGATCACTGCCTGCGGGCTTTGgagacagcagaggaaaatgccCAGCGACTGCTGGGGAAGAGCTCACTGGTGCTGCCTCACCCGGAGCAGTGCAGCATCCGGAAAGATCTGCACCAGCAGTGTCCTCGATGCCAG GTGACATACtgcagtgctgagtgcaggCAAGCCGCTTTGGAGCAGTACCACCAGGTCCTCTGCCTTGGCCCATCCCGTGATGACCCCACGCACCCCCTCAACAAGCTGCAGGAGGCATGGAG AAACATGCATTATCCACCAGAGACTTCCAGCATCATGTTGATGGCCCGGATGGTCGCCACCATCAAACAG GCTAAAGACAAGGAGTGGTGGATTAAGGCCTTCTCCCAGTTCTGCAACAAGACAGCAAATGAAGAAGAAGAGATTGTGCACAAGCTTCTGGGGGACAAATTTAAG ggccagctggagctgctgcggTTGCTCTTCACGGAAGCCCTTTATGACGAACATCTCAGCAGA TGGTTCACTCCAGAAGGCTTTCGATCCCTCTTTGCCCTCGTTGGGACCAATGGCCAAGGCATAGGAACAAG CTCTCTGAGCCAGTGGGTGCACGCTTGTGATGCACTGGATCTCCCCATGCTGCAACGAGAGGAGCTGGACGCCTTCATCGACCAGCTCTACAAGGACATTGAGAAGG agtcAGGAGAGTTCCTCAACTGCGAGGGATCAGGTCTCTACGTGCTCCAGAGCTGCT GTAACCACAGCTGCATTCCCAATGCTGAGACATCCTTCCCAGAAAACAACTTCCTCCTGCATCTGACGGCTCTGGAGGACATCAAAGCAGGAGAG GAAATCTGCATCAGTTATTTAGACTGCTGTCAGAGGGAGCGCAGCAGACACAGCCGCAACAAGATACTCAG ggctgcagaaTCCCCCTGTCCACCCAGACTGCCTCCAGCTCTCCTGAGCCCAGCGTGA
- the SMYD5 gene encoding histone-lysine N-trimethyltransferase SMYD5 isoform X1 gives MAAAAGDVCGSVAGGRAGAGAAAEARFISSAKGKGLFATKNIRKGETVFVERPVVSSQFLWNALYNYRACDHCLRALETAEENAQRLLGKSSLVLPHPEQCSIRKDLHQQCPRCQVTYCSAECRQAALEQYHQVLCLGPSRDDPTHPLNKLQEAWRNMHYPPETSSIMLMARMVATIKQAKDKEWWIKAFSQFCNKTANEEEEIVHKLLGDKFKGQLELLRLLFTEALYDEHLSRWFTPEGFRSLFALVGTNGQGIGTSSLSQWVHACDALDLPMLQREELDAFIDQLYKDIEKESGEFLNCEGSGLYVLQSCCNHSCIPNAETSFPENNFLLHLTALEDIKAGEEICISYLDCCQRERSRHSRNKILRENYLFTCSCPKCLAQADDADVTSDEEEEGEGETDDAELEDEMTDV, from the exons ATggccgccgcggccggggaCGTGTGTGGCTCCGTGGCGGGCGGCCGCGCcggagctggggctgcagcggAGGCGCGGTTCATCAGCAGCGCCAAG GGGAAAGGCTTGTTCGCCACCAAGAACATCCGCAAAGGGGAGACCGTCTTCGTGGAGAGGCCGGTGGTGTCATCCCAGTTCCTCTGGAATGCCCTGTACAACTACCGAG CCTGCGATCACTGCCTGCGGGCTTTGgagacagcagaggaaaatgccCAGCGACTGCTGGGGAAGAGCTCACTGGTGCTGCCTCACCCGGAGCAGTGCAGCATCCGGAAAGATCTGCACCAGCAGTGTCCTCGATGCCAG GTGACATACtgcagtgctgagtgcaggCAAGCCGCTTTGGAGCAGTACCACCAGGTCCTCTGCCTTGGCCCATCCCGTGATGACCCCACGCACCCCCTCAACAAGCTGCAGGAGGCATGGAG AAACATGCATTATCCACCAGAGACTTCCAGCATCATGTTGATGGCCCGGATGGTCGCCACCATCAAACAG GCTAAAGACAAGGAGTGGTGGATTAAGGCCTTCTCCCAGTTCTGCAACAAGACAGCAAATGAAGAAGAAGAGATTGTGCACAAGCTTCTGGGGGACAAATTTAAG ggccagctggagctgctgcggTTGCTCTTCACGGAAGCCCTTTATGACGAACATCTCAGCAGA TGGTTCACTCCAGAAGGCTTTCGATCCCTCTTTGCCCTCGTTGGGACCAATGGCCAAGGCATAGGAACAAG CTCTCTGAGCCAGTGGGTGCACGCTTGTGATGCACTGGATCTCCCCATGCTGCAACGAGAGGAGCTGGACGCCTTCATCGACCAGCTCTACAAGGACATTGAGAAGG agtcAGGAGAGTTCCTCAACTGCGAGGGATCAGGTCTCTACGTGCTCCAGAGCTGCT GTAACCACAGCTGCATTCCCAATGCTGAGACATCCTTCCCAGAAAACAACTTCCTCCTGCATCTGACGGCTCTGGAGGACATCAAAGCAGGAGAG GAAATCTGCATCAGTTATTTAGACTGCTGTCAGAGGGAGCGCAGCAGACACAGCCGCAACAAGATACTCAG gGAGAACTACTTGTTTACCTGCTCATGTCCCAAGTGCCTAGCGCAAGCTGATGATGCCGACGTGACGTcggatgaagaggaggagggtgaAGGGGAGACGGATGATGCTGAGCTGGAGGATGAGATGACTGACGTTTGA
- the SMYD5 gene encoding histone-lysine N-trimethyltransferase SMYD5 isoform X2: protein MGSQRPSSRGRSRRRRKGKRKRRSPPPAGQSGEVAARRWPPRPGTCVAPWRAAAPELGLQRRRGSSAAPRGKACSPPRTSAKGRPSSWRGRWCHPSSSGMPCTTTEPAITACGLWRQQRKMPSDCWGRAHWCCLTRSSAASGKICTSSVLDARNMHYPPETSSIMLMARMVATIKQAKDKEWWIKAFSQFCNKTANEEEEIVHKLLGDKFKGQLELLRLLFTEALYDEHLSRWFTPEGFRSLFALVGTNGQGIGTSSLSQWVHACDALDLPMLQREELDAFIDQLYKDIEKESGEFLNCEGSGLYVLQSCCNHSCIPNAETSFPENNFLLHLTALEDIKAGEEICISYLDCCQRERSRHSRNKILRENYLFTCSCPKCLAQADDADVTSDEEEEGEGETDDAELEDEMTDV, encoded by the exons ATGGGGAGCCAGCGGCCATCTTCGCGcgggaggagcaggaggaggaggaaggggaagaggaagaggcgCAGCCCGCCCCCGGCGGGTCAGAGCGGGGAAGTCGCCGCCCGAAGATggccgccgcggccggggaCGTGTGTGGCTCCGTGGCGGGCGGCCGCGCcggagctggggctgcagcggAGGCGCGGTTCATCAGCAGCGCCAAG GGGAAAGGCTTGTTCGCCACCAAGAACATCCGCAAAGGGGAGACCGTCTTCGTGGAGAGGCCGGTGGTGTCATCCCAGTTCCTCTGGAATGCCCTGTACAACTACCGAG CCTGCGATCACTGCCTGCGGGCTTTGgagacagcagaggaaaatgccCAGCGACTGCTGGGGAAGAGCTCACTGGTGCTGCCTCACCCGGAGCAGTGCAGCATCCGGAAAGATCTGCACCAGCAGTGTCCTCGATGCCAG AAACATGCATTATCCACCAGAGACTTCCAGCATCATGTTGATGGCCCGGATGGTCGCCACCATCAAACAG GCTAAAGACAAGGAGTGGTGGATTAAGGCCTTCTCCCAGTTCTGCAACAAGACAGCAAATGAAGAAGAAGAGATTGTGCACAAGCTTCTGGGGGACAAATTTAAG ggccagctggagctgctgcggTTGCTCTTCACGGAAGCCCTTTATGACGAACATCTCAGCAGA TGGTTCACTCCAGAAGGCTTTCGATCCCTCTTTGCCCTCGTTGGGACCAATGGCCAAGGCATAGGAACAAG CTCTCTGAGCCAGTGGGTGCACGCTTGTGATGCACTGGATCTCCCCATGCTGCAACGAGAGGAGCTGGACGCCTTCATCGACCAGCTCTACAAGGACATTGAGAAGG agtcAGGAGAGTTCCTCAACTGCGAGGGATCAGGTCTCTACGTGCTCCAGAGCTGCT GTAACCACAGCTGCATTCCCAATGCTGAGACATCCTTCCCAGAAAACAACTTCCTCCTGCATCTGACGGCTCTGGAGGACATCAAAGCAGGAGAG GAAATCTGCATCAGTTATTTAGACTGCTGTCAGAGGGAGCGCAGCAGACACAGCCGCAACAAGATACTCAG gGAGAACTACTTGTTTACCTGCTCATGTCCCAAGTGCCTAGCGCAAGCTGATGATGCCGACGTGACGTcggatgaagaggaggagggtgaAGGGGAGACGGATGATGCTGAGCTGGAGGATGAGATGACTGACGTTTGA
- the LOC130143807 gene encoding homeobox protein not2-like: MKRVRTVFKPEQLERLEQEFLKQQYMVGTERVDLAATLHLTETQVKVWFQNRRIKWRKQSMEQKAAKLSQFGVIQPATADSTDIKDHEEDTVDVEL; the protein is encoded by the exons ATGAAGAGAGTCCGCACTGTCTTCAAACCAGAGCAGCTGGAGCGGCTGGAGCAAGAGTTCCTCAAACAGCAGTACATGGTGGGCACGGAGCGAGTAGACCTGGCTGCAACTCTGCATCTCACAGAGACTCAG GTAAAAGTCTGGTTCCAGAACCGGAGGATCaaatggaggaagcagagcatggagcagaaggcagcaaagcTGTCACAGTTTGGGGTGATACAGCCTGCCACTGCAGACTCAACAGACATCAAGGATCATGAGGAAGACACTGTGGATGTTGAGCTTTGA
- the LOC130148228 gene encoding homeobox protein not2-like → PPPAARPGQAFTIAALLGRASPGPPPPPPPPPPLWGSPPPAARRSPLCAACCGGPPPAWAARLGATGFLISKCCFPIFKAKTGKAKRVRTIFTNDQLARLEKEFARQQYLVGMERCLLASSLHLTEEQVKVWFQNRRIKWRKQSLEQQQAKLAKMGLATPQRSPDSQSHHTEEDKDFPAEPEDGQEDMSLSPGSGTAPAQTVSKRC, encoded by the exons ccgccgcccgccgcccggcccggccaggCCTTCACCATCGCCGCGCTGCTGGGGCGCGCCTCGCcgggccccccgccgcccccgccgcccccgccgccgctctGGGGAtcgcccccgcccgccgcccgccgctcgCCGCTCTGCGCCGCCTGCTGCGgggggccgccccccgcctgGGCCGCCCGCCTCGGGGCCACAG GCTTCCTGATCTCCAAGTGCTGCTTCCCCATCTTCAAAGCCAAGACTGGCAAAGCCAAGCGGGTCCGGACCATCTTCACCAACGACCAGCTGGCCCGGCTGGAGAAGGAGTTTGCACGGCAGCAGTACCTAGTGGGCATGGAGAGGTGCCTGCTTGCCTCCTCCCTGCACCTCACTGAAGAACAG GTGAAAGTCTGGTTCCAAAACCGGAGGATCAAGTGGAGGAAACAAAGCCTGGAACAGCAACAAGCCAAACTGGCCAAAATGGGTTTGGCCACACCGCAGCGGAGCCCTGACTCACAGAGCCACCACACTGAGGAAGACAAGGACTTCCCAGCAGAGCCGGAGGATGGCCAGGAGGACATGTCCTTGTCCCCAGGCTCAGGGACAGCACCTGCACAGACTGTGTCAAAGCGCTGCTGA
- the PRADC1 gene encoding protease-associated domain-containing protein 1 isoform X1, translated as MVRADRAAPATAPPSRTAIERQGVQTGLGKRLAVCRTRQRAQGRRRAGLESGALRGRAGLRLHEYLYFQVLSPGDIRYIFTATPAKDFGGVFNTRYDQIHLVPADPPEACGELNNGVFIQDQIALVERGGCSFLSKTRVIQEHGGRAVIIADNAYDNDSFYIEMIQDSTRRTADIPALFLLGRDGYMIRRSLEQHGLPWAIISIPVNVTSIPTYEMMQPPWTFW; from the exons ATGGTACGGGCGGACAGAGCGGCTCCGGCGACCGCCCCTCCCTCCCGAACAGCCATAGAGAGGCAGGGAGTCCAAACCGGCCTGGGAAAACGGCTCGCTGTTTGCCGGACAAGGCAGCGGGCACAAGGCCGGAGGCGAGCAGGGCTGGAGAGTGGAGCTTTACGTGGCAGAGCTG GTTTACGCCTCCATGAATACTTATATTTCCAAGTGCTGAGCCCCGGAGACATCCGCTACATCTTCACTGCCACTCCAGCCAAGGATTTTGGTGGTGTGTTT AACACAAGGTACGACCAGATCCACCTGGTCCCGGCGGATCCCCCTGAAGCCTGCGGAGAGCTGAATAATGGTGTCTTCATCCAGGACCAGATCGCCTTGGTGGAGAGGGG GGGTTGCTCATTCCTGTCGAAGACACGAGTGATCCAGGAGCATGGAGGGCGGGCAGTGATCATCGCAGATAACGCCTATGATAACGACAGCTTCTACATCGAGATGATCCAGGACAGCACCAGGCGGACAGCCGACATCCCCGCACTtttcctgctgggcagggatgg GTACATGATCAGACGCTCGCTGGAGCAGCACGGGCTCCCCTGGGCTATCATCTCCATTCCCGTCAATGTCACCAGCATCCCCACGTACGAAATGATGCAGCCCCCCTGGACCTTCTGGTAg
- the PRADC1 gene encoding protease-associated domain-containing protein 1 isoform X2, translated as MLCRSLWLCLCLCSCPARGLRLHEYLYFQVLSPGDIRYIFTATPAKDFGGVFNTRYDQIHLVPADPPEACGELNNGVFIQDQIALVERGGCSFLSKTRVIQEHGGRAVIIADNAYDNDSFYIEMIQDSTRRTADIPALFLLGRDGYMIRRSLEQHGLPWAIISIPVNVTSIPTYEMMQPPWTFW; from the exons ATGCTCTGCCGCTCGCtctggctctgcctctgcctctgctcctgcccgGCCCGCG GTTTACGCCTCCATGAATACTTATATTTCCAAGTGCTGAGCCCCGGAGACATCCGCTACATCTTCACTGCCACTCCAGCCAAGGATTTTGGTGGTGTGTTT AACACAAGGTACGACCAGATCCACCTGGTCCCGGCGGATCCCCCTGAAGCCTGCGGAGAGCTGAATAATGGTGTCTTCATCCAGGACCAGATCGCCTTGGTGGAGAGGGG GGGTTGCTCATTCCTGTCGAAGACACGAGTGATCCAGGAGCATGGAGGGCGGGCAGTGATCATCGCAGATAACGCCTATGATAACGACAGCTTCTACATCGAGATGATCCAGGACAGCACCAGGCGGACAGCCGACATCCCCGCACTtttcctgctgggcagggatgg GTACATGATCAGACGCTCGCTGGAGCAGCACGGGCTCCCCTGGGCTATCATCTCCATTCCCGTCAATGTCACCAGCATCCCCACGTACGAAATGATGCAGCCCCCCTGGACCTTCTGGTAg